The following proteins are co-located in the Citrobacter freundii ATCC 8090 = MTCC 1658 = NBRC 12681 genome:
- a CDS encoding bacteriophage antitermination protein Q: MNQQDLNFVRIELRRALPDLSGGTKGQLEAFSEHPPADKNATPRRGIHLVELEGEKGPRFVNSLSAPLYVLETRSRRRPMPPIKDAEFESAPWRRAVSALSGYQQAWLRYCYGFDLSYKHQVMMCEYVWKTYQKCLGENTLQERVVKKLIGLVWLAGQEIAATRNNETYKDYAGAALARMVSVDRSTWLRVYSGHWAGLKAAFTQLDESALAMALEYYEEEEAVKVAEM, from the coding sequence ATGAATCAGCAAGACCTGAATTTTGTAAGAATAGAATTGCGCCGCGCGCTACCTGACCTCTCTGGGGGAACAAAAGGGCAGCTTGAGGCTTTCAGTGAACACCCACCAGCAGACAAAAATGCCACCCCGCGCCGTGGAATTCATCTCGTCGAACTTGAGGGAGAGAAGGGGCCACGCTTTGTTAACTCGCTTTCCGCGCCACTGTATGTGCTGGAAACACGCAGCCGCCGCAGGCCAATGCCGCCGATAAAAGATGCGGAATTTGAGTCCGCGCCGTGGCGTAGGGCAGTGTCCGCGCTTAGTGGATACCAGCAGGCCTGGTTGCGGTACTGCTACGGTTTTGACCTTAGCTATAAGCACCAGGTGATGATGTGTGAATACGTCTGGAAAACTTATCAGAAATGCCTGGGTGAAAACACGCTTCAGGAGCGCGTAGTGAAGAAACTGATAGGCCTGGTATGGCTGGCAGGGCAGGAAATTGCCGCAACCCGAAACAATGAAACCTATAAAGACTACGCTGGCGCGGCGCTGGCCCGTATGGTTAGCGTTGACCGTTCGACGTGGTTGCGCGTCTATTCAGGGCACTGGGCTGGGTTAAAGGCCGCTTTTACCCAGCTTGATGAATCTGCGTTGGCCATGGCTCTTGAATACTATGAGGAAGAAGAAGCCGTCAAAGTGGCAGAAATGTGA
- a CDS encoding DUF968 domain-containing protein yields MKALLTPEIAHRMGIVLFRPGAELMHLFMRGRVLLEPEPEEMASFSTGAVPAAIQPLADDPVMRQVFENERVIQRAGGLPSLEQWLSNRFECQWPHSTWHDKNFTTMRHPPGSIRLCWHCDHTLSGQHTEQLAGIAAGNLVSWILEVILRDSGFPESHILTLPELCWWMVRNDLADVIPESVAHKGLRLPDEKIRSVMRESDIVPSASATSLVQEKAKKILTLSVDPESPESFMLRPKRRRWINETYTRWVKTQPCECCRRPADDPHHIVGHGMGGTATKAHDLFVIPLCRECHDELHADVPAFEQKHGTQLELLLRFMDRALAIGVIAKA; encoded by the coding sequence GTGAAAGCTCTGCTTACCCCCGAGATCGCCCATCGTATGGGGATTGTGCTGTTCCGTCCTGGTGCGGAGCTGATGCACCTCTTCATGCGTGGTCGCGTTCTGCTCGAGCCTGAACCAGAAGAAATGGCGTCATTCAGTACCGGGGCTGTTCCGGCAGCCATTCAGCCGCTGGCTGATGATCCGGTAATGCGTCAGGTCTTCGAGAATGAGAGGGTTATTCAGCGTGCCGGCGGGCTTCCTTCCCTTGAGCAATGGCTGAGTAATCGGTTTGAATGCCAGTGGCCACATTCAACGTGGCACGACAAGAACTTCACAACAATGCGGCACCCACCAGGAAGTATTCGCCTGTGCTGGCATTGCGATCACACTTTGTCGGGGCAGCATACCGAACAGCTTGCAGGTATAGCGGCAGGAAACCTGGTATCCTGGATTCTGGAAGTCATTCTGCGTGATTCTGGTTTTCCCGAGTCGCATATCCTGACGCTTCCGGAACTGTGCTGGTGGATGGTCAGAAACGACCTGGCTGATGTTATTCCGGAAAGCGTTGCGCACAAGGGGCTACGCCTTCCGGATGAGAAGATCCGCTCGGTCATGAGGGAAAGCGACATTGTACCTTCCGCTTCTGCAACCAGCCTCGTGCAGGAGAAGGCGAAGAAGATCCTCACGCTCTCTGTTGATCCGGAATCTCCAGAATCTTTCATGCTCAGGCCAAAGCGACGCCGCTGGATAAATGAGACTTACACCCGCTGGGTAAAAACACAACCCTGTGAGTGTTGCCGACGGCCAGCAGATGATCCGCACCATATCGTAGGGCACGGTATGGGTGGTACAGCAACAAAAGCCCATGACCTCTTCGTGATCCCTCTGTGCAGAGAGTGCCACGACGAGTTACACGCCGATGTACCAGCATTCGAGCAGAAGCATGGTACGCAGCTTGAGCTGCTACTGCGTTTTATGGATCGGGCGCTGGCGATCGGCGTAATTGCGAAAGCTTAA
- a CDS encoding phage regulatory protein/antirepressor Ant yields MSQLATTALTMSSSDIAELVESRHDHVKRSIERLAERGVIELPPMGEVRNHLNQSVSVYLIGKRDSYIVVAQLSPEFTARLVDRWQELEQAQQQTIPQSFSEALRLAADLAEQKQQLTNELAAAAPKVEFVDRYCTASGSMSFRQVAKLLKAKEPDLRLFLLEKDIMYRLGGTMTPRHQHIDAGRFEVKTGTSVTSNHAFSQARFTPKGVRWIGGLWAEHIARGQVA; encoded by the coding sequence ATGAGCCAGTTAGCAACAACAGCGTTAACCATGTCCAGCAGCGATATTGCTGAGCTGGTGGAATCAAGACATGACCATGTTAAACGGTCCATTGAGCGCCTGGCAGAGCGCGGTGTTATTGAACTCCCCCCAATGGGGGAAGTTAGAAATCATCTCAATCAGTCGGTATCGGTTTATCTGATAGGGAAGCGGGACAGTTATATCGTTGTCGCGCAGCTGTCGCCGGAGTTTACCGCGCGTCTGGTTGATCGCTGGCAGGAGCTTGAGCAGGCACAGCAGCAGACGATTCCTCAATCATTCTCTGAAGCCCTACGTCTTGCAGCTGACCTTGCAGAACAAAAACAGCAGTTGACTAACGAACTGGCTGCCGCGGCGCCGAAGGTAGAGTTTGTTGATCGGTACTGTACAGCCAGTGGGTCAATGTCATTCCGCCAGGTGGCAAAACTGCTTAAGGCCAAAGAGCCTGATCTGCGGCTATTCCTCCTTGAGAAGGACATCATGTATCGCCTTGGCGGAACGATGACCCCACGGCATCAGCATATTGATGCGGGCCGTTTTGAAGTGAAAACCGGCACATCCGTAACCTCAAACCATGCATTCAGCCAGGCACGCTTCACGCCGAAAGGCGTGCGCTGGATTGGTGGACTGTGGGCAGAACACATTGCCAGGGGGCAGGTCGCGTGA
- a CDS encoding RusA family crossover junction endodeoxyribonuclease: protein MRLILPFPPSVNTYWRAPNKGPLAGRHLISADGRKYQSAACVAIIEQLRRLPKPSTELAAVEITLYPPDARRRDIDNYNKALFDALTHAGVWEDDSQIKRMLVEWGPVVPKGRVEITISRYEPAGAAA from the coding sequence ATGAGGCTCATACTCCCATTTCCACCCAGCGTGAACACCTACTGGCGCGCCCCTAACAAGGGGCCGCTGGCCGGTCGTCACCTCATTAGCGCTGATGGCCGTAAATACCAGAGCGCTGCCTGCGTGGCGATCATTGAGCAATTACGACGTCTCCCGAAGCCATCGACTGAACTGGCAGCGGTAGAAATCACTCTGTACCCGCCGGATGCGCGCCGCCGGGATATCGATAATTACAACAAAGCCCTGTTTGACGCGCTGACGCATGCGGGTGTCTGGGAAGACGACAGCCAGATTAAGCGCATGCTGGTGGAATGGGGACCCGTTGTGCCGAAAGGTCGGGTAGAGATAACAATCAGCAGATATGAACCGGCGGGTGCAGCCGCCTGA